From bacterium, a single genomic window includes:
- a CDS encoding methylcrotonoyl-CoA carboxylase, with the protein MKRISSRIDTADKTFRENAEQNRVLAEALAADLARIREGGSARARERHLSQGKLMVRERIERLLDPGTPFLELSPLAAHEVYGAEVPAAGVVTGVGTIHGRQVMVVANDATVKGGTYYPLTVKKHLRAQEIARENRLPCVYLVDSGGAFLPLQAEVFPDRDHFGRIFYNQACMSALEIPQISAVLGNCTAGGAYVPAMSDEVVIVKEQGTIFLGGPPLVKAATGEDVTAEELGGGDVHTRISGVADHLANDDAHALRIVRDIVENLGPVSTATIPTASPEDPHYDPGELYGVASSDPRQPFDIKEVIARVVDGSRMHEFKPRYGNTLICGFARIHGYSVGILANNGILFSESALKGTHFIELCNARRIPLIFLQNITGFMVGRVYEHGGIAKDGAKLVNAVSNSSVPKFTVIVGGSNGAGNYGMCGRAYQPRLLLMWPQAKISVMGGEQAAGVLLRVKQDQAARHGETLTPEQEAKIVDPILKKYETEGHAYYSSARLWDDGVIDPVQTRDVLGLAIAMSLNAPIPPVKFGVYRM; encoded by the coding sequence ATGAAACGCATCTCTTCCAGGATCGATACCGCCGACAAGACCTTCCGCGAGAACGCCGAGCAGAACCGGGTCCTGGCCGAGGCCCTGGCCGCGGATCTGGCGCGCATCCGCGAGGGCGGCAGCGCGCGGGCGCGGGAGCGGCATCTGTCCCAGGGCAAGTTGATGGTGCGAGAGCGGATCGAGCGGCTGCTGGACCCCGGGACGCCGTTTCTGGAGCTGTCGCCCCTGGCGGCCCACGAGGTCTACGGCGCCGAGGTGCCCGCCGCGGGCGTGGTGACCGGCGTGGGCACGATCCACGGCCGGCAGGTGATGGTCGTGGCCAACGACGCCACGGTCAAGGGCGGCACCTACTATCCGCTGACGGTCAAGAAGCACCTGCGGGCCCAGGAGATCGCCCGGGAGAACCGTCTGCCCTGCGTCTACCTGGTGGACTCGGGCGGGGCGTTCCTGCCGCTGCAGGCGGAGGTCTTTCCCGACCGCGATCATTTCGGGCGCATCTTCTACAACCAGGCCTGCATGTCGGCCCTGGAGATACCGCAGATCTCCGCGGTGCTGGGCAACTGCACCGCCGGCGGGGCCTACGTGCCGGCCATGAGCGACGAGGTGGTGATCGTCAAGGAGCAGGGCACGATCTTCCTGGGCGGCCCGCCCCTGGTGAAGGCGGCCACCGGCGAGGACGTCACCGCCGAGGAACTCGGCGGCGGCGACGTGCACACGCGCATCTCGGGCGTGGCCGACCATCTGGCCAACGACGACGCCCACGCCCTGAGGATCGTGCGCGACATCGTGGAGAACCTGGGGCCGGTCAGCACGGCGACGATCCCCACCGCGTCGCCCGAGGATCCCCACTACGATCCCGGGGAGCTCTACGGCGTGGCGTCGTCCGACCCGCGCCAGCCCTTCGACATCAAGGAGGTCATCGCGCGCGTCGTCGACGGCAGCAGGATGCACGAGTTCAAGCCCCGCTACGGCAATACACTTATCTGCGGCTTCGCGCGCATCCACGGCTACAGCGTGGGCATCCTGGCCAACAACGGCATCCTGTTCAGCGAGTCGGCCCTGAAGGGCACCCATTTCATCGAGCTGTGCAACGCGCGGCGCATCCCCTTGATCTTCCTGCAGAACATCACCGGCTTCATGGTGGGGCGGGTCTACGAGCATGGGGGGATCGCCAAGGACGGCGCCAAGCTGGTCAACGCGGTGAGCAACAGCAGCGTGCCCAAGTTCACGGTGATCGTGGGCGGCAGCAACGGCGCGGGCAACTACGGCATGTGCGGCCGCGCCTACCAGCCGCGCCTGCTGCTGATGTGGCCCCAGGCCAAGATCTCGGTCATGGGCGGCGAGCAGGCCGCGGGCGTCCTGCTGCGCGTGAAGCAGGACCAGGCCGCGCGGCACGGCGAGACGCTCACGCCGGAGCAGGAAGCGAAGATCGTCGATCCCATCCTGAAGAAGTACGAGACGGAGGGGCACGCCTACTACTCGAGCGCGCGGCTGTGGGACGACGGGGTGATCGATCCGGTCCAGACCCGCGACGTGCTGGGCCTGGCCATCGCCATGAGCCTCAACGCGCCGATACCGCCGGTGAAGTTCGGGGTGTACCGGATGTAG
- a CDS encoding DUF2147 domain-containing protein has protein sequence MAPHRLLLTASLALLAAAAAPANDLPTAPDDILGVWETAHDDESWSRIEIYKRDGRYHGRIVYLSSPVYPDDGSDGPPGQPRMDLNNPDESLRKRPIQGLRLMRNFRHDDGDGKWKDGRIYDPKSGNTYRCKLTLKGPDTLEVFGYKKVGFVKLGRDTAWTRHRE, from the coding sequence ATGGCTCCGCACAGACTGTTGCTGACCGCCTCGCTGGCCCTGCTCGCCGCCGCCGCCGCGCCGGCCAACGACCTCCCCACCGCTCCCGACGACATCCTGGGCGTCTGGGAGACGGCCCACGACGACGAGAGCTGGTCGCGCATCGAGATCTACAAGCGCGACGGCCGCTACCACGGCCGCATCGTCTACCTCAGCTCGCCCGTGTATCCCGACGACGGCAGCGACGGCCCCCCGGGCCAGCCGCGCATGGATCTGAACAACCCCGACGAATCCCTGCGCAAGCGGCCCATCCAGGGCCTGAGACTGATGCGCAACTTCCGCCACGACGACGGCGACGGCAAGTGGAAGGACGGCCGCATCTACGACCCCAAGAGCGGCAACACGTACCGCTGCAAGCTCACGCTGAAGGGCCCCGACACCCTGGAGGTCTTCGGCTACAAGAAGGTGGGCTTCGTCAAGCTGGGGCGGGATACGGCGTGGACGCGGCACCGCGAATGA